CAAaataacatcaaaacaaagtCACCGAAACTCAAAAGTAGGCGGCATTGGCGAATCAAAACTCTCCAACACTTCAACTTTCAACTTCGGCTTCTCCTCCTCTCGCCTGCcaccaaacaaaccaccaaaccACGACAGAGATGACGCGGAAGAACGCTCCAACTCCACCTGCGGCGCCTCTTCAATAACCACCGGCTGCGTTTGTTGCGCACTAATAACTTTATTACGAGTAATTCCCACCCCTTCAATCAGGGCCAACAAAACGCCACCGACAAGAGCCGAGCGACCCGCCGGCCGTAATCCCTGGCGCATCTGAAGAAACCCGCCGGTGGCGGCACCAGCGATGATTGAGTTCCATGGATCTTCCTTCTGGCGCGCGTAAACCATTGTGCAATCAAATGCGGAGAATAAACCGCCCCATACAGCGAAGCCGCCGGCAACACGTGGCGTTTTCATAGCGACCGCTTCTGTGGCGCCAATGAAACGGCTACCTATTTGATCACATCAGGATAGATTATGTAAATATGACAGTGTATATATACATctatataatttaaaaataaaaaattaaaatcgaTTAATTCGGTTTAACCAAATTGcccgaatttaaaaaaaaatctaaccaAAAAGCGAACATAATAACCGAATTTAATTCGGTTACGGTCACGAACTGAACCAAATAACCAAACTTTTATTCAGCTcggt
The sequence above is drawn from the Helianthus annuus cultivar XRQ/B chromosome 12, HanXRQr2.0-SUNRISE, whole genome shotgun sequence genome and encodes:
- the LOC110893761 gene encoding mitochondrial import inner membrane translocase subunit TIM17-2, producing MTTQDTSREPCPDRILDDIGGAFAMGAIGGSAFHFLKGVYNSPTGSRFIGATEAVAMKTPRVAGGFAVWGGLFSAFDCTMVYARQKEDPWNSIIAGAATGGFLQMRQGLRPAGRSALVGGVLLALIEGVGITRNKVISAQQTQPVVIEEAPQVELERSSASSLSWFGGLFGGRREEEKPKLKVEVLESFDSPMPPTFEFR